A part of Myxococcus landrumus genomic DNA contains:
- a CDS encoding HEAT repeat domain-containing protein: protein MTRTSFLARTLCLLWLPSLLTPLVSLAERPALQPETCSVEGLMDSIRRGLQSKSPAYRRYLRELLKESAVTLPEEQLRAAFERETEPFMVEHLAAALAAKTDRGESPSTMQVVSKRALHDADPAVRAAATRALRRTSAEEHTGDMYSRLVRDSSPEVRNEAATNLIEDNRYVYAGFHGPASDTAVTAAAASSDAKVTARILGNISTAAISPESAKTLHSLLGHDSAEVRAGAATALGGVPASEMAKARQTLGAMYRSETDVGVRTAILQSIARLGFSSAVPELQALRQVDTRLVPEVDAWIRALSTGLQEWSLILREKQRLRQAR, encoded by the coding sequence ATGACGCGCACCTCCTTCCTGGCCCGGACGCTGTGCCTGCTGTGGCTGCCCTCCCTGCTGACTCCGCTGGTGTCGCTCGCCGAGCGCCCCGCGCTCCAGCCGGAGACGTGCTCCGTCGAGGGGCTGATGGACTCCATCCGTCGGGGGCTCCAGTCGAAGTCACCGGCGTACCGGCGCTACCTGCGGGAGTTGTTGAAGGAGTCCGCCGTCACGCTTCCCGAAGAGCAGCTCCGCGCGGCCTTCGAGCGCGAGACGGAGCCCTTCATGGTGGAGCACCTGGCCGCGGCCCTGGCGGCGAAGACGGACCGGGGTGAGAGCCCCTCCACGATGCAGGTGGTGTCGAAGCGGGCGCTCCACGACGCGGACCCGGCCGTGCGCGCGGCCGCCACGCGCGCGCTTCGCCGCACCAGCGCGGAGGAGCACACCGGCGACATGTACTCGCGCCTGGTGAGGGACTCGTCGCCGGAGGTGCGCAACGAGGCCGCGACGAACCTCATCGAGGACAACCGCTATGTCTATGCGGGGTTCCATGGGCCCGCCTCGGATACGGCGGTGACCGCCGCCGCGGCGTCCTCGGACGCGAAGGTGACGGCGAGGATTCTGGGGAACATCTCCACGGCGGCCATCAGTCCGGAGTCGGCCAAGACACTTCACTCGCTGCTGGGGCACGACAGCGCGGAGGTGCGCGCGGGAGCGGCGACGGCGCTGGGCGGTGTTCCCGCGTCGGAGATGGCGAAAGCCAGACAGACGCTGGGGGCGATGTACCGCTCCGAGACGGACGTGGGTGTTCGCACGGCGATTCTCCAGAGCATCGCGCGGCTGGGGTTCTCCAGCGCGGTGCCGGAGCTCCAGGCCTTGCGCCAGGTCGACACTCGCCTCGTCCCAGAGGTGGACGCGTGGATTCGCGCCTTGAGTACCGGTCTTCAGGAGTGGAGCCTGATCCTGAGGGAGAAGCAGCGATTGCGGCAGGCTCGATGA
- a CDS encoding S8 family serine peptidase encodes MRKFRLSSPVCLLAPLLVLSGCADSTHSEPQAAQRIPHRYIVMLRPSTTASATKGMAIQEKVMGLASKYDAKVSRTYSHALQGFVAELDDSRVEALRADPGVALVEQDARVRLHQVAGTVPWNLDRLDQKDLPLDGRYQPARSGAGVHAYVIDTGIRSTHTEFQGRLGNGFDAMTPGGTAEDCHGHGTHVAGSLGGTTWGVAKAVTLHPVRAIDCEGEGTTSSIVAALDWVIANHQSPAVANMSLGFEVSEAIDQAVRNAVAAGITTVVAAGNDTLDACGESPARTAEAITVGATNKDDDKASFSNYGPCVDLFAPGEDIESAGIADDTATELNSGTSMATPHVAGAAALFLETHPSATPAQVRDALIAASVPGHVSNAVRTSPNLLLQTDVTTSAGDHHQPWAHILTPFPKSTVRDTSRVHVLALDDSGIRRVDFWVNGLLRASDDTFPFEFAWDTLQELNGPAVLEVRAYDTHLKGHRSAPVAVTVRNRGIADFDPELLAPRCQALTSSCGTGLLVEGMGDVGPERNAPNTLGASCSDGYGTYHLTTSLEGLSVTSQDGGPLTAGRAVTLTARVAGVSSYLTPVDLFHAADARNPSWTYLGQLPFPEAGVHELSTTFILPEGGLQAIRGVAGFNPMQASCTPEGWADHDDLVFPVANPPSVSIPHP; translated from the coding sequence ATGCGGAAGTTCCGCCTGTCGTCACCCGTCTGTCTTCTCGCGCCCCTCCTCGTCCTCAGCGGCTGCGCCGACTCGACACACTCCGAGCCCCAAGCCGCGCAACGCATTCCCCATCGCTACATCGTCATGCTTCGTCCCTCGACGACCGCGAGCGCCACCAAGGGCATGGCCATACAAGAGAAGGTGATGGGACTCGCGAGCAAGTATGACGCGAAGGTCTCTCGCACCTATTCCCATGCACTCCAGGGCTTCGTGGCGGAGCTGGATGATTCACGCGTGGAGGCCCTGCGCGCGGACCCGGGCGTGGCCCTGGTCGAACAGGACGCGCGGGTCCGACTCCATCAAGTCGCCGGAACAGTCCCGTGGAACCTGGACCGCCTGGACCAGAAGGACCTGCCACTCGATGGCCGCTACCAACCCGCGCGGAGCGGGGCGGGAGTCCACGCCTACGTCATCGACACGGGCATCCGCTCCACACACACGGAGTTCCAGGGACGGCTGGGGAACGGCTTCGACGCCATGACGCCCGGAGGCACCGCGGAGGACTGCCACGGCCATGGGACCCACGTGGCGGGCTCGCTGGGAGGGACGACGTGGGGCGTCGCCAAGGCGGTGACGTTGCATCCCGTGCGCGCCATCGACTGTGAAGGGGAAGGCACCACGTCGAGCATCGTCGCGGCCCTCGACTGGGTCATCGCGAATCACCAGTCCCCCGCCGTCGCCAACATGAGCCTCGGCTTCGAGGTCTCCGAAGCCATCGACCAGGCGGTCCGCAACGCGGTGGCCGCGGGCATCACCACCGTCGTGGCGGCGGGAAATGACACGCTGGACGCCTGCGGCGAGTCCCCCGCCCGCACCGCGGAAGCCATCACCGTGGGCGCCACGAACAAGGACGACGACAAGGCCAGCTTCTCCAACTACGGCCCCTGCGTCGACCTGTTCGCGCCCGGAGAGGACATCGAGTCCGCGGGCATCGCGGACGACACCGCGACGGAGCTCAACTCGGGAACGTCCATGGCCACGCCGCATGTCGCGGGCGCCGCGGCGCTCTTCCTGGAGACCCATCCCTCCGCGACACCCGCGCAGGTGCGGGACGCGCTCATCGCCGCTTCCGTGCCAGGGCACGTGTCGAACGCGGTGCGGACCTCTCCCAACCTGTTGCTCCAGACGGACGTCACCACCTCGGCCGGGGACCATCACCAGCCCTGGGCGCACATCCTCACGCCCTTCCCGAAGAGCACGGTCCGCGACACCTCCCGCGTCCACGTGTTGGCCCTGGATGACTCCGGCATCCGGCGCGTGGACTTCTGGGTCAACGGGCTGCTCCGCGCGAGCGACGACACCTTCCCCTTCGAGTTCGCGTGGGACACCCTCCAGGAGCTCAATGGCCCCGCCGTGCTCGAAGTCCGCGCCTATGACACCCACCTCAAGGGCCACCGCTCCGCCCCCGTTGCGGTGACGGTGCGCAACCGAGGCATCGCCGACTTCGACCCGGAGCTCCTCGCGCCCCGGTGCCAGGCCCTGACATCCTCATGCGGCACCGGCCTGCTCGTGGAGGGGATGGGGGACGTGGGACCGGAGCGGAACGCCCCCAACACGCTGGGCGCGTCGTGCTCGGATGGCTACGGGACCTACCACCTCACCACCTCCTTGGAGGGGCTGAGCGTCACCAGCCAGGATGGAGGCCCGCTCACCGCGGGGCGCGCGGTGACGCTCACCGCGAGGGTCGCTGGCGTCTCGAGCTACCTGACGCCCGTGGACCTCTTCCACGCAGCCGACGCGCGCAACCCGAGCTGGACGTATCTCGGGCAGCTCCCCTTCCCGGAAGCCGGAGTGCACGAGCTCTCCACCACCTTCATCCTCCCCGAGGGCGGGCTTCAGGCGATTCGAGGCGTCGCGGGCTTCAATCCCATGCAGGCGAGCTGCACCCCGGAAGGCTGGGCGGACCACGATGACCTGGTCTTCCCGGTGGCGAATCCGCCTTCCGTGTCGATTCCGCACCCCTGA
- a CDS encoding COG4315 family predicted lipoprotein encodes MGVPTNAFSPPIIALGESGSLRSGKRRASSIRTSVQGSSARFVRDDGTKQWAYDDKPLYTFINDKKAGDTTGDGMKDVWHTAKP; translated from the coding sequence ATGGGGGTGCCCACCAACGCGTTCTCGCCGCCCATCATCGCGCTCGGCGAATCCGGCAGCCTCCGGTCAGGGAAACGGCGGGCGAGCTCCATACGGACTTCGGTCCAGGGGTCGTCGGCACGATTTGTGCGCGATGACGGGACGAAGCAGTGGGCCTATGACGACAAGCCGCTGTATACGTTCATCAACGACAAGAAAGCGGGAGACACCACGGGCGACGGAATGAAGGACGTCTGGCACACCGCGAAACCGTGA
- a CDS encoding cold-shock protein: MATGTVKWFNAEKGFGFISVDGGGQDVFVHFSAIESAGYRSLEENQRVEFEIGQGKKGPQAERVRVVES; this comes from the coding sequence ATGGCAACAGGGACGGTGAAGTGGTTCAACGCGGAGAAGGGCTTTGGCTTCATCTCTGTCGACGGGGGTGGCCAGGACGTGTTCGTGCACTTCTCGGCGATCGAGTCCGCGGGGTATCGGTCGCTCGAAGAGAATCAACGGGTGGAGTTCGAGATAGGACAGGGAAAGAAGGGGCCGCAGGCAGAGCGCGTGCGCGTCGTGGAGAGCTGA
- a CDS encoding YciI family protein, whose product MKYLLMIYENEKIWESYSQDETRQLLGEYAVFTESLHKGGGYIAGEALEPTPTATTVRIREGKRLTTDGPFAETREQLGGFYLVEAKDLDEAIAMASRIPSARTGSIEVRPIMDYTKNMG is encoded by the coding sequence ATGAAGTACCTGCTGATGATCTACGAGAACGAGAAGATCTGGGAGTCGTACTCCCAGGACGAGACCCGGCAGCTCCTGGGTGAGTATGCCGTCTTCACGGAGTCGCTCCATAAGGGCGGCGGCTACATCGCGGGGGAGGCCCTGGAGCCAACGCCCACGGCGACCACCGTGCGCATCCGCGAGGGCAAGCGGCTGACGACGGACGGCCCGTTCGCGGAGACGCGCGAGCAGTTGGGGGGCTTCTATCTGGTGGAGGCGAAGGACCTCGATGAGGCCATCGCCATGGCCTCGCGCATTCCCAGCGCGCGGACCGGCTCCATCGAGGTGCGCCCCATCATGGACTACACCAAGAACATGGGCTGA
- a CDS encoding bacteriocin fulvocin C-related protein: MSLLATLVLGAALVVSPTQARAEDTCSAAQEQLQTWLDANKETLPTTLDDISRYPMEYRRAIQGALSPQQRVALWREHLHRYIASHPRLNARQLAALELTLAVLTPELFTVDDTPEVLRAQAAVRDAFDAKEAQLIVATLGPSESSGVEESAAPVCTCNGADSWCGGTICRGSSCRRTTSGCGWLNRKPCNGRCG; this comes from the coding sequence ATGTCGCTTCTGGCCACCCTCGTGCTCGGAGCTGCCCTGGTGGTTTCTCCCACCCAGGCACGTGCCGAGGACACCTGCTCGGCGGCCCAGGAGCAGCTCCAGACCTGGCTCGACGCGAACAAGGAGACGCTCCCGACCACGCTGGATGATATCAGTCGCTACCCCATGGAGTACCGCAGGGCCATCCAAGGAGCCCTGTCTCCCCAGCAGCGCGTCGCGCTCTGGCGGGAGCACCTCCATCGCTACATCGCGAGCCACCCGCGGCTGAACGCCCGGCAGCTCGCGGCGCTGGAGCTGACGCTGGCCGTGCTCACCCCCGAGCTCTTCACCGTGGATGATACGCCCGAGGTCCTGCGAGCCCAGGCCGCGGTCAGGGACGCCTTCGACGCAAAGGAAGCCCAGCTCATCGTGGCCACGTTGGGCCCCTCGGAGTCATCTGGCGTTGAGGAGTCCGCTGCTCCGGTCTGCACATGCAACGGCGCGGACTCCTGGTGCGGCGGCACCATCTGCCGGGGCTCTTCCTGCCGGAGAACCACTTCGGGGTGCGGCTGGCTCAACCGCAAGCCGTGCAATGGCCGCTGTGGCTAG
- a CDS encoding pentapeptide repeat-containing protein: MAMSDSADKALAERLQREEYFANETFEGVDLQGLELRDKEFYRCTFEGCQLQESRWQRTVFEACVVRGSNVTRARFISTGLREVRFEGSKLMGIDWSDLSSNPELSFQECGLSYCSFVGLSLRKTPFLKCVARESNFYDLDLTDADFTGTDLGGSNFRGCMLLRADFSDTTGAFLDPSVNKLKDTRVPIETAVGLARNLGMLVTGFHDEAPKRLGRKSRPSP; this comes from the coding sequence ATGGCGATGAGCGACAGTGCGGACAAGGCTCTGGCGGAGCGGCTGCAACGTGAGGAGTACTTCGCGAACGAGACCTTCGAGGGGGTCGACCTCCAGGGCCTCGAGCTGCGCGACAAGGAGTTCTACCGGTGCACCTTCGAGGGCTGCCAGCTCCAGGAGAGCCGCTGGCAGCGCACCGTCTTCGAGGCGTGTGTGGTTCGAGGCAGCAACGTCACGCGAGCCCGGTTCATCTCCACCGGGCTCCGGGAGGTGCGCTTCGAGGGCTCCAAGCTGATGGGCATCGACTGGAGCGACCTCTCCTCGAACCCCGAGCTGAGCTTCCAGGAGTGTGGCCTGTCCTACTGCTCCTTCGTGGGGCTCAGCCTGAGGAAGACGCCCTTCCTCAAGTGTGTCGCGCGGGAGTCGAACTTCTATGACCTGGACCTGACGGACGCGGACTTCACGGGGACGGACCTCGGCGGCAGCAACTTCCGAGGCTGCATGCTGCTGCGCGCGGACTTCTCCGACACGACGGGCGCGTTCCTCGACCCGTCGGTGAACAAGCTCAAGGACACGCGGGTCCCCATCGAGACCGCCGTCGGGCTCGCCCGGAACCTGGGCATGCTCGTCACGGGCTTCCACGATGAGGCCCCCAAGCGCCTGGGACGAAAGTCGCGTCCGTCCCCTTGA
- a CDS encoding terpene synthase family protein, with protein MPRAVNFALPFESACNPDRDAARLRNLTWARRLGLVTNAVDERRYLSWDIADLTARWLPHAAGPELDLGIDAIVVGTLIDEQFDGARELPPDQVSESCDRLLEVLRSGAGYAPSSVLAAALADVWERTCRGASLEWARRAALHWQWFIEAFPKEARWRQGSAHLARDNYLALRRESGLVSMMVDLIEKANGFETTERARQLPNVQRLLILAVDVIDTMNDVCSVDKEVSRGDVHNLVLVLQAEQGLSRAAAMAEAYDCMKRWCDEYVRVAAQLAEDCAQQGLSGVETDAVLRLARGIEAAIGGHPDWYQGTGRYDTRIPLGEAAYTEDLMRPLVREPRV; from the coding sequence ATGCCTCGAGCCGTGAATTTCGCCCTGCCTTTCGAGTCCGCCTGCAACCCGGACCGGGACGCCGCTCGCCTCCGCAACCTCACCTGGGCGCGGCGGCTCGGGCTGGTGACCAACGCGGTCGACGAGCGGCGCTATCTCTCGTGGGACATCGCGGACCTCACCGCGCGCTGGCTCCCCCACGCCGCGGGCCCCGAGCTGGACCTGGGCATCGATGCCATCGTCGTCGGAACACTCATCGACGAGCAGTTCGACGGTGCCCGCGAGCTTCCTCCCGACCAGGTCAGCGAATCCTGCGACAGGCTGCTCGAGGTCCTCCGGTCCGGTGCGGGCTACGCGCCGTCCAGCGTCCTCGCCGCCGCGCTCGCCGACGTGTGGGAGCGCACGTGTCGAGGCGCTTCGCTCGAATGGGCTCGGCGCGCGGCGCTGCACTGGCAATGGTTCATCGAGGCGTTCCCCAAGGAGGCGCGCTGGCGGCAGGGCTCCGCCCACCTGGCCCGCGACAACTACCTCGCGCTGCGTCGCGAGTCTGGCCTCGTCTCCATGATGGTGGACCTGATTGAGAAGGCGAACGGCTTCGAGACCACCGAGCGAGCCCGCCAGCTCCCCAACGTACAACGACTGCTCATCCTGGCCGTGGACGTCATCGACACGATGAACGACGTCTGCTCCGTCGACAAGGAGGTCTCCCGGGGAGACGTGCACAACCTCGTTCTCGTCCTGCAAGCCGAGCAGGGGCTGTCCCGCGCGGCGGCGATGGCCGAGGCGTACGATTGCATGAAGCGCTGGTGCGACGAGTACGTGCGAGTCGCGGCCCAGCTTGCCGAGGATTGTGCCCAGCAGGGGCTCTCAGGCGTGGAGACCGACGCTGTGCTCCGCCTCGCTCGAGGTATCGAGGCGGCCATCGGCGGGCACCCGGACTGGTACCAAGGCACCGGGCGCTACGACACGCGGATTCCCTTGGGGGAGGCCGCCTATACCGAGGACTTGATGCGGCCCTTGGTGCGTGAGCCCCGCGTCTAG
- a CDS encoding S41 family peptidase has translation MHLSIKALPLALLLGLSACGNDDPGEGPPKTVEGDWTTDTYGLVVKLHGNQVELFERTEVSCLPLAEGELTEGRLPELDLRFRLDGDALVIEDSGTLYVRGKRAPVPDSCARTPPSPKDPVLNFETLWNTFNEQYALFDLYGVDWRARYQQFRPRVSATTTDDELFALMSEMLTPLRDGHINLSGGERHFSPKPFPADFYENRDAVLQYIDEHLMNGPGVTLTGGGRLAYQSLNARVGYIAVFKMMKFTEESGAAADVAAAGKAIDEALAALGDKDALIVDVRFNTGGHDAVALALASRFTTTERLGISKKGRTRDGFTPVRELRFGPAGPRPFTRPVYVLQSGLSASAAEIFTMAMAPLPQVTLVGDRSLGAHSDTPTRQLPNGWTFGLSVEQYFAPDGQMYESVGVPTDVAVPLDCASIAAGTDRILQEALRLAAALP, from the coding sequence ATGCACCTGAGTATCAAAGCCCTGCCGTTGGCGCTGTTGCTGGGTCTGTCCGCTTGTGGGAATGACGACCCGGGAGAGGGGCCCCCGAAGACGGTGGAGGGAGATTGGACCACCGACACCTACGGTCTCGTGGTGAAGCTCCATGGCAACCAGGTCGAGCTCTTCGAGCGGACCGAGGTGAGCTGCCTCCCGCTCGCCGAGGGGGAGCTGACGGAAGGGCGCCTGCCCGAGCTGGACCTGCGCTTCCGGCTCGATGGCGACGCGCTCGTCATCGAGGACTCCGGGACGCTCTACGTCCGGGGCAAGCGCGCCCCCGTGCCCGACAGCTGCGCCCGCACCCCACCTTCACCCAAGGACCCGGTCCTCAACTTCGAGACCCTCTGGAACACCTTCAACGAGCAGTACGCGCTCTTCGACCTCTACGGCGTCGACTGGCGCGCCCGCTACCAGCAGTTCCGGCCCCGCGTCTCCGCCACCACCACGGACGATGAGCTCTTCGCGCTCATGTCGGAGATGCTCACGCCCCTGCGGGACGGCCACATCAACCTCTCGGGAGGAGAGCGGCACTTCTCTCCGAAGCCCTTTCCCGCGGACTTCTACGAGAACCGCGACGCGGTCCTTCAATACATCGACGAACACCTCATGAATGGGCCCGGAGTCACCCTGACGGGAGGCGGCCGGCTCGCGTACCAGTCCCTCAACGCGCGGGTGGGCTACATCGCCGTCTTCAAGATGATGAAGTTCACCGAGGAGTCCGGCGCGGCCGCCGACGTGGCGGCGGCGGGCAAGGCCATCGACGAAGCGCTGGCCGCCCTCGGTGACAAGGACGCCCTCATCGTCGACGTGCGCTTCAACACGGGAGGCCATGACGCGGTGGCCCTGGCCCTCGCGAGCCGCTTCACCACCACGGAGCGGCTCGGCATCTCCAAGAAGGGCCGCACACGAGACGGCTTCACCCCGGTACGAGAGCTTCGCTTCGGTCCCGCCGGGCCTCGCCCGTTCACCCGGCCCGTCTATGTGTTGCAGAGCGGTCTCAGCGCGAGCGCGGCTGAAATCTTCACCATGGCCATGGCCCCGCTTCCGCAGGTCACGCTCGTCGGGGACCGCTCACTGGGCGCGCACTCCGACACGCCCACCCGCCAGCTTCCGAATGGCTGGACGTTTGGATTGTCCGTCGAGCAGTACTTCGCCCCGGACGGCCAGATGTACGAGAGCGTGGGCGTGCCGACCGACGTGGCGGTGCCGCTCGACTGCGCCAGCATCGCCGCGGGCACCGACCGCATCCTCCAGGAGGCCCTCCGCCTGGCGGCCGCGCTGCCTTGA
- a CDS encoding RNA polymerase sigma factor, which yields MPPWPSILEQTYRADHGRIVATLIRVMGGDFASAEELVQEAFEAALQQWPREGVPAEPRAWLLRAARNKAVDRVRRGVRLGARVDELEVLARLEQELSSAPDGTDWQAHPDDSLRLLFTCCHPALAEDIQVALALRTLCGLTTEEVARAFLVPPATMAQRLVRAQRKIRDAGIPYVIPELDALTERTRGVLHAIYLLFSEGYAATEGDALLRVDLCAEALRLARLARSLLPRHGEVAALLSMLLLHHSRHRARVAEDGGLVLLDRQDRSMWNAAEVEEGLAQLEAAFALGAFGPYTIQAAIAALHAQAKRPEDTDWEQIAALYHRLSELAPGPVVELNRAAAVAMAKGPEHGLALVDDLEASGRLTSYHLLPAARAELLRRLGRREEAAAAYRRALALVRTEPERRFLEERLREVI from the coding sequence ATGCCCCCTTGGCCGTCCATCCTCGAGCAGACCTACCGCGCGGACCATGGCCGCATCGTGGCCACGCTCATCCGCGTCATGGGCGGAGACTTCGCGTCCGCGGAAGAGCTGGTGCAGGAGGCCTTCGAGGCCGCGCTCCAGCAATGGCCGCGGGAGGGTGTCCCCGCCGAGCCCCGGGCGTGGCTGCTGCGCGCCGCGCGCAACAAGGCGGTGGACCGGGTGCGGCGCGGCGTGCGGCTCGGGGCCCGGGTGGATGAGCTGGAGGTCCTGGCGCGGCTCGAACAAGAGCTCTCCTCGGCCCCGGATGGAACCGACTGGCAGGCCCACCCGGACGACTCCCTTCGGCTGCTCTTCACCTGCTGTCACCCCGCGCTCGCGGAAGACATCCAGGTGGCGCTCGCGCTGCGGACCTTGTGTGGCTTGACGACCGAGGAGGTCGCCCGCGCGTTCCTGGTGCCACCCGCGACGATGGCGCAGCGGCTGGTGCGCGCGCAGCGCAAGATTCGCGATGCGGGCATCCCCTACGTCATCCCCGAACTGGACGCGCTGACCGAGCGCACCCGGGGCGTGCTGCACGCCATCTACCTGTTGTTCTCGGAGGGCTACGCCGCCACGGAAGGCGACGCCCTGCTGCGCGTGGACCTGTGCGCGGAGGCGCTGCGGCTGGCTCGGCTGGCGCGCTCGCTGCTCCCGCGCCACGGCGAGGTGGCCGCGCTCCTCTCGATGCTGCTCCTGCACCACTCCCGCCACCGCGCGCGCGTGGCCGAGGATGGAGGGCTGGTGCTGTTGGACCGCCAGGACCGGAGCATGTGGAACGCCGCGGAGGTGGAGGAAGGGTTGGCGCAGCTCGAGGCCGCGTTCGCCCTGGGCGCCTTCGGGCCCTACACGATTCAGGCGGCCATCGCCGCGCTCCACGCGCAGGCGAAGCGCCCCGAAGACACCGACTGGGAGCAGATCGCCGCGCTCTATCACCGGTTGTCCGAGCTGGCCCCCGGACCCGTGGTGGAGCTCAACCGCGCGGCGGCGGTGGCGATGGCCAAGGGCCCCGAGCACGGGCTCGCGTTGGTCGATGACCTCGAGGCCTCTGGAAGGCTCACGTCCTATCACCTGCTTCCCGCGGCGCGTGCGGAGCTGCTGCGCAGGCTGGGACGCAGAGAGGAAGCCGCGGCGGCGTATCGCCGGGCCCTGGCCCTGGTGCGCACCGAGCCCGAGCGGCGCTTCCTGGAGGAGCGGCTGCGCGAAGTGATTTGA
- the thiD gene encoding bifunctional hydroxymethylpyrimidine kinase/phosphomethylpyrimidine kinase, whose product METSSSVPTALTIAGSDSGGGAGIQADLNTFSYHRVHGTTALTAITAQNTRGVTRVDVMPADAVAAQMDAVAEDLRVGAVKTGMLVNAEIISVVAWRLKSLKLGSLVVDPVMVSRAGARLIDDSAVGALKQHLLPLADIVTPNRHEAELLAGLELRTLDDMQEAALRIHRLGPRAVLIKGGGMTGELRGLDVWFDGELMEALFLRAVKTQNTHGTGCTLSAAITAGLALGHNAREATRRAKEFVTAALEHPLHLGQGHGPFSHFSPLSRPA is encoded by the coding sequence ATGGAGACCTCTTCGTCCGTGCCGACGGCACTCACCATCGCTGGCTCCGACAGCGGCGGCGGCGCCGGCATCCAGGCCGACCTGAACACCTTCTCGTATCACCGCGTGCACGGCACCACCGCGCTCACGGCCATCACCGCGCAGAACACCCGAGGCGTCACACGCGTCGACGTGATGCCCGCGGACGCCGTGGCCGCGCAGATGGACGCCGTCGCGGAAGACCTTCGCGTGGGCGCGGTGAAGACGGGCATGCTCGTCAACGCGGAGATCATCTCCGTCGTCGCATGGCGGCTGAAGTCGCTGAAGCTGGGCTCGCTCGTGGTGGACCCCGTCATGGTGTCACGCGCCGGAGCGCGCCTCATCGACGACTCGGCCGTCGGCGCCTTGAAGCAACACCTGCTCCCCCTGGCGGACATCGTCACGCCCAACCGCCACGAGGCGGAGCTGCTCGCGGGTCTGGAGCTGCGCACGCTGGACGACATGCAGGAGGCCGCGTTGCGCATCCATCGGCTCGGCCCGCGCGCGGTGCTCATCAAGGGCGGGGGCATGACGGGTGAGCTTCGGGGCCTGGATGTCTGGTTCGACGGAGAGCTGATGGAGGCGCTGTTCCTTCGCGCCGTGAAGACGCAGAACACCCACGGCACGGGCTGCACCCTCTCCGCGGCCATCACCGCTGGACTCGCACTGGGACACAACGCGCGGGAGGCCACCCGGCGCGCCAAGGAGTTCGTCACCGCGGCGCTGGAGCACCCGCTGCACCTGGGACAGGGCCATGGCCCCTTCAGCCACTTCTCCCCGTTGAGTCGGCCCGCCTGA